GGCGGCCTACCCGGTGAGCTTAATACGCTATTTCCCCGAAACAGGTTATCTGGTGGCGCATGACCCCGCCAAGGCTGATAAAATCGCTGCGGTGAAAGTAGAACTTATGGCCAATCAGGGGCTTATAGCCGCGCAGTTAAATCAGCCCGAAGTAGCGCAGGACTGGTTTGCCAAAAGCCTCCTTACGCTCAAATCGGCGGCACTGCTCCGGGCCATTGCCCTGCAGTATCAAGTGTGGAATGAGCCAGAGCGTGCGATACCCGTACTGGAGGCAGCCTATCGCTATGCGCCTTTTGACCCACAGATCCGGCAGCTGCTCGACAGCGCGCTCGATAAAAAGGGGATGGGCAATGCCGCCGAGCGGCAGGCCTATTTTAGCCAGCTCGACAAGCAATGGAAGCAGGGCTATTACGCGGAGTTTCAGGAGATTATCGGCAGTACACCTCTTCCAGAAGACCTCAGCATCGTTGATATGGACAAAAAGCCCTTGCTTAAGGCGGAACTTGCGGGCAAGATTGTTGTCATTGATTTTTGGGCAACCTGGTGCAAGCCCTGTATAGCCTCTTTTCCTTATCTGCATCAGGTGTACAAAAAATATGCGGATGACCCGCAGGTGAAATTCGTTGTGCTCAATTCGGGCAGTGGAAATAGCTGGGACGATGCGTATAAATGGGCGCAGGCCAATCGCCAATTTGACTTTCCATTTTATTACAACCAAGATAAAAAGCTGAGCAGTAAACTGGAAATAACCTCCATTCCGACAACGTTGATCTTGGATAAAAAAGGGAACATCCGCTTTCGAAAGGTCGGCTTCGAAGGTGAAAAGCTGCTGCAGAGCCTCGATGCCATGATCGAGTACCTGAAAGAACTGGATCAATAACCTGGGCATGTCGTACCCCCTTTTTTTGGTATATTTGCCTTACAAGTGATCCTGGTTGGATAAACTGTAATCAATATTTATGTTTGAGAAGAAAACTATCATCACTGTACAACATCCCGAATCTATCCATCATTTAAATGGGATGGTCGGTTCGTGGACAGACTGGGAGCTGACAGAACTTGGAAGGCAGCAGGCGGAAAATATCGCCACTAATCTGCAATTGGAGTTTGGGGATAAAAATTTTTCTCTGTATTCATCGCCACTTCGCAGAGCCAGTGAAACTGCCGAAATAATCGGAGAGGCCTTTGGGCGCAACCCACAGTTCATGAAGGCGTTAAAGGAAAGGAATCTAGGCAGAGCGGTGGGGCAGTCGGTACAATGGCTGAAGGACAATATCGAAAACCAAGAGCTAACCTGCTTTGATAGATGCTTTAGTGATGCAGAATCTCGTTATGATGTTTGGCAAAGGCTGAAGCCGCTGTATGAAAACATCTGCTACGGGGAGGAAGAATATGCGCTATTGGTCTCGCACGGAGACACTTTAGGAATATTCCATGTGATGTGGTTGGGGCTGGATGTCGAGATGCTGGATAAAATACAGCTTGCGGGCCGCAGCGCCGGTGTTACTATTCTTCAACAGTCGACCACAGGAAAAAGAGTCATCAGTAAGCTGGGGGATATGAGCTATCAATTATGAGCTATTAATATATCCAGTTTACATAAAGATATCATAGGTCGCAATTGTTTATGGCTGCTATTGAAGCCACATTGTTAGGGATGAATATTGACCGGTTCATGATCTTGGGTATCAATAAGGTAGTTGTGTAACTACCTTATTGATGCCTATTACCTTTGTGATAATACGAAATGTTTTTGTTGATCGCCTGCGCCGAATCATTTCTTTCAGGCGATACCGTGGCGGGGGCGTATTGCAATGACACAATATCGCTGCTGTCGATGTCGGGCATTTTAAGCGGACGATACCACGAAGGTGGGTTTGTTAGATTGCCCGTCTGCTTGCGGTCTGTTTTTGCGGTTGATTCTTGTACAGAACGCTGTTTCCAACGCCTGTAGACAAGCAGTGCTGCTCCAGCAACTGCCGTGATAACGAGTCCGATTTGTGCTTTCATGCTTTCTTCTTTACGAATTGAACAAAATTCCTTTCCAATTGAACAAAGCTCCTTTCAAAAAGTTCAATAAAAAACAAATCAGCTTTTTGGTCCATCGCAATAAGGTCTTCCAACAGTGCATTCGAACGTTAGTCCACCAGTGTCACCAGCATATCAGCCAATTTTGTAGGTGCTGTGAGCATGGCATCGTGGCCCGTCGCGATCTCCCGATAGTGCCAGTTGAGTGTGTGGTCGGCGCGCACTTTTTCGCTCATCTCCTTCATAATGGGCAGCTGTGGATCGGTACATGCGATATAGACCAAGGGTAATCCATTGCCATACTTGTTTTTTAAGTGCAGCCGCTGTGCAAATGTGCCAAAGGGTTGTGCGCTGAGCCTTTCCTTGACCCAGGAAACCATGCCGGGGGCTGTAACACCAAATAGTGCAACGTCAAAAGGTGCAAAATTCTCTTTCCGCTGAATGTTTTTGAGCTGAATTTCTTGCACTGCCTTGGGTTGCAATGAAATGGGGCTCTGGCCATCTTCAATAATCATGGCGTCGAGAAAAATCAATTTGTGTAATCGTGAGGGAATGCGATCGGCAACTCCGGCAATCACGGCACCGGCATAGCTGTGGCCAACGAGATACAAATCGTGCAGATCTTCCATCTCGATCAGGTTGACGATGTCCTGGATATGGGTGTTGATGTCGACCGAAGGCTCGATCAGGTGTTTACGTTCACCAAGCCCCGTCAGCGTCGGGGTGTATACCCTGTAGTGAGCATCGGTGAGCTGCTGTGCAACGGCCTGCCAGCACCAGCCGCCATGCCAGGCCCCATGAACTAGCACATAGGTAGGCCGATGATCTTGGTGTTGAGCGTATCCAATTAACATGCCGCAGCTTAGCAGGACAAGCAGAAATAAAGTTCGCAGTTGTTTCATTTTTTTATAATTTTATACTGTTTTTAATACCTGACAAAGGTATAGGCAAGCTTTTGTCCGCACAATAACTCATCCTGAAGTGAGTGGCAATAACTCGATATTTAAAATGGCAACACCCCGAAAAAAACAATCCACCAACACGGAGAATCTACAGACTTTGGCACAGGCATGTGATGTGAACGAAGTACTGTTGCAAATAGCGTTGCGTTGGAAAATGCAGATTCTATACTGTATTGCAGCGGATGTATCGCAATTCAGCACCTTAAAAAAAATGTTTCCGACACTTTCAGATCAGGTACTGAGCAAACGTTTAAAGGAGCTGAAAGAAGAATCGCTTGTCGTTACCGAAGAAATTGAAAACACCGTACCGCCTCAGATACGCTATAGCCCAACAGAAAAGGGTAAGGAACTGTTGAAGATTATCCTGAATCTGCATCACTGGGGGCTAAAATGGAAAACTACAGGCAATAACTATTGCCAAGTGCATTCGGAAAGCGATCAGGATCGCGTTTTTTAACCCTATTTAAATCTTATGGATTCACTCTTTCGCGCCTGGCAAACAAG
The Sphingobacterium multivorum genome window above contains:
- a CDS encoding alpha/beta hydrolase; this translates as MKQLRTLFLLVLLSCGMLIGYAQHQDHRPTYVLVHGAWHGGWCWQAVAQQLTDAHYRVYTPTLTGLGERKHLIEPSVDINTHIQDIVNLIEMEDLHDLYLVGHSYAGAVIAGVADRIPSRLHKLIFLDAMIIEDGQSPISLQPKAVQEIQLKNIQRKENFAPFDVALFGVTAPGMVSWVKERLSAQPFGTFAQRLHLKNKYGNGLPLVYIACTDPQLPIMKEMSEKVRADHTLNWHYREIATGHDAMLTAPTKLADMLVTLVD
- a CDS encoding histidine phosphatase family protein translates to MFEKKTIITVQHPESIHHLNGMVGSWTDWELTELGRQQAENIATNLQLEFGDKNFSLYSSPLRRASETAEIIGEAFGRNPQFMKALKERNLGRAVGQSVQWLKDNIENQELTCFDRCFSDAESRYDVWQRLKPLYENICYGEEEYALLVSHGDTLGIFHVMWLGLDVEMLDKIQLAGRSAGVTILQQSTTGKRVISKLGDMSYQL
- a CDS encoding winged helix-turn-helix transcriptional regulator — translated: MATPRKKQSTNTENLQTLAQACDVNEVLLQIALRWKMQILYCIAADVSQFSTLKKMFPTLSDQVLSKRLKELKEESLVVTEEIENTVPPQIRYSPTEKGKELLKIILNLHHWGLKWKTTGNNYCQVHSESDQDRVF